GCGAAATCAACGTGCCTATCCTTCTCAACATCCATGTTGCTCCTTCCAAGCACCGAAGCCGCAGCTTTTCATCGACATCCATACTAGGCAGTCTCTATTGCTACACTTCATCTGTGTAGTTTCAAGAACTTAGACAGAGGAATGGTTCCCTCCCAGATTGTCGCAAGCACTAGGGTTGTTTGCTAATAGTACAGTGCCCCATAAATTTGTATTTATCATGGCATCCCCCTCCAGTTTCTCTATATGACACTGTCAGTTCCATTCGTTTGTCTAGCGGAAGTGGTACCAATCATCTTAACTGGAAAACAacatggatcccttcccgaATATCCCTTCACATGAGCCCCATCTCGGTCTATCCTTTGACCTGGAACATTAACAAAGACCGCATAGTTCCCGGCTGGACTACCTTCACGCCAGATAACCCCAATACCTTCAAAGGCGAACGAGAAAAAAAGGGCCATCTATCTCCGTTCGTCATCAACCTAGGCAAAGACACCCTCCTCAGCATCTTACACGACCACCTCCTCCTACGCCAGCCGTATGGCCCGACTATACACAGCACCAAATATTACAATTCTTATTTCTCGCCAAGATATAACCACGCTGGCCAGATTGACAAACGGATTGAATGAGAAGTTAGCGTAAGAGCTATTAAATTGCTCGATATAAACCTAATTGTACCCACTGTAATACTTTTGGAAAGCTGTATGGCGCGAGAGCTTGTATGATTCCACTCTGAGCCCTTTCGTTGTACAGTAAATTACTGTCCGACACTTATTCATTCCTTTCACTCCGCGAACTTTGTTTCTTAAGCTGAGTAATGAGGTAAAATATATGTATGCTGTATCTATACGAGCAAAGCAGGCTAAGGATCAATCAAGCCTAACGCATGACATCAGTCTTTACCTTTCTCGGAGTTACCAGTCACATGTGTAGGACACTCCCCATCAGCGACTTCATCGAACAATTCCATCAGGCATATTGTATGGAGCTGACGATTGCCATATAACTTAGTAAACAATCGGTTCTTTCGCGAAGCCTCGCAAGGTAGATTATTCTTCGAGGAAGTACTCTGTCATTATTGTCGACTTCGGTGACTTCTTCTGTACAGTATCATTGCCATTATACTTATTTGCTTGACATCTGGCGCTTTTATGTCCGTAATTATGTATTCTATCACACGACTACCCCAGGTTCTGCTTCCTCCAGGACAGATATACCGTTAACAGTGTTGGTTAATTTGACTTTTGAGTACAACTGGCTCAAGACTGTCTCTGAGTTTAAGAGATAAAAAGTTGATATGCTTGAGCTCAATTTGGCAGCGGTTATGCAGAAGAAAGGCCACATGGTTTGTGCTAGGAGCTGATGCTGGCCATGGAGGACTCTTAAGGATATCCTTGTTCAGGTTCCAGAGAAGTTCGTACTTGTTCGCCCCTTTGAAGATGGGGTTAAAACCTGCAGAATATCATGAGATATCGATACCAGAAACCTTATTTAGGCTAGTTTCTTACTGAAGAAGGACAAATTCATGTTGTTGTTCtctaagaaaaagaaagttGTCGTCGCGTAGCTGCCAAGGATACCAATTAGATAAACTAAGCTGCTTGGCACTGTTCCTTGGCTAGATTTCAGCATGTGGATCATGTCTACACATGCTTGATTAGTAGAATAATTAGGACCATATAAATATACGATGTAGAGAATCCGTTATGAGCAGCTGCGACTTGAAATGCAATTGCGAGGCTGTCTGAGCTCCATCTTCATCTATCTCTCTTCCACCTCTTTGTCTTCCGTCTTCCCCTCCATACCCCTCTCGATTTCCATCTCAGCTTCGAAACTTCTCTTAATTACTACTACACTACCATTGTATTCTTGTCCCTTATGGTTTGAAGACAGACTCGTGGACTCCGAGAGCGATTTGAGTACAGTAGATGGCAGTCCCTGAAGCAAGCTGCTTTCTATATACCTGCAGCTCTCGCTGGAGGAGAAATCATCTACGGATTAATGAATATCTTCGGCGAGTTAAACACGATGTGGTCTTCTGCCAGCCGCCACAAGGTTATTGTGTATTCGCGTATCCTTGGTGGAGGCGTCTACTCTACCATCTGTCGGTGATGAGCAAATCGTTTAGGTAGAAACAACTGGGAGGACGTTTCATCGACGTGACGCAATGTTGATTGAGAATCGGTGGATGGTCCAATATTGCACAAATACCCTTGATCAATACACTCGTTTGCTTAGTGTCTTACATTAATGAAATAATGAGCACTCGCTTCTGCTACTAAAACGGTTGGGCATATTATGACTGCTATGCAGACAAGCCTGGTGCGCACCTGAACGGCTTCAGTGGTGTTCCTTTTCGTGTCGACGCTAGATGAGTTCGGTGTTTAGGAGTGCATAGGTTATCCAAAAGCAAGTTATTTCTTTAAAAATTCGTATGTATTTGCTAAGACTGCATTAGCATCGAGCCACGTGCTGGCCTGGCAGTGTAACTCAGATATTGGAGCTAGACTATACGGAGTAGGAAAAAGGGAAGCAATGGCTGGTGGTCGGTATATATCAGAAAGGAATTACACTTGTAGAGTGCATTATTAGGATTTCGGTTCGCGTTGGTAGGTGAGTAGACATCGTCAATCtcaaaaagcaaaagcagAAGTCATTCATGTAAAAACGCCATCATCGAGTGCCCCAAAATAACGTCCCAAATCTTCTCATGAAATGAAAGTAGCCTCGGAGAACATAGTTCCCTGTTCAACAACTTCCTCATCGCCAACCTTGACCTTCAGGGTCAGCTTCTCTTGCGGTGCGTACTATATTTCCATTAGCTATGTACAATCCAGACTGGCGCAGACACTCAAACATACCTGGAAGATGTAGGGCTTCGTGCCAGCAACACTGCCTGCAATTGTTTTGATGAACCCTGGGACCTCCGCCATAACATCGATACGGTCCATCCGATTGCCAAGAGAACCGTCCAATTCCGCATGGAATTCCTTCTCGTCTGCCGTCTTGCCGTCCCAGTTCCATTTGATGGACTTGGGTTCAGGCCATTCACTTTCCTCATCCTTCGCGGTTTCAGTGTGGGTGGCCGTGTTGTTGACGCCAGCGTAGACAATCTCGTTATCCTTCACAATACCACCGACGTTAACGACAGTCGAGCCATACGAGGGAGGTGTAGTGAATTCCATCATAACAGCGGAGTAAGACGGGGTTTGGAAGTTGACGAAGTTCCAGCGGGCCGCTGTTTTTGTCAGACTGTGATAACACGATGTCAGGAGTTTCTTGTTGGAGGCTTACCAGCATGATGCGGCTTCATGCCCTGGATCGCATGAATGAACATGCCTCGACCCCCAAGGTCAACAATGTCTTCCTTGGTCTTGATGGTTCCTTGGACTGTGCAACGGGGCCAGAAGGCGTGGTGCATCGAGCCCCAAGGGTTCTCGGCATCTGTGCCAAAGTATGTTGTTCCATCCTTACCGATGACGAAACCAGGAGCGGCCCGGGAGAAGGTCAAATCCACCACGCTGTCCTCGTTTACGGCTGACCGGATAGTGTAGGCAGTACCTTCTTCGTTGAGGGATACGGTCAGATTGTCAGCGCCAAACGAGAGCATCTTCTCATCGAACATGAAATTGGACAAGGGATCGGAGTGCCAGTTGTGGGGACCGTCGCCTTTGAGGTTGAAGATCTTCGAGTTGAACTGGGCGGTGGTATGGATGCCCCTGTTGAAAACAGCAAAGTCAGCGACATGGACTACTATCGAGAAAGATACAAGGCATGCTCACACGATATTGCTGTAGATGACCTGAACCATCGCCAGAGTGCCATTATCACCCATCGCATAGAAGGTCTGGGTCTCGACATTGGTGTATTGGAGGGCGCGCCACCGCAAATCCTCCTTGGTGAGTTCGGTATAACGAGTAGCTTCGGTCTGCTTAGCGACGGATTGGATGGCTTCGGGGCCGTAGATCGGTTCCTGCGTGCCGGCAACACTGGCCAGACTGTAGGGCAACGACGGGATCAGCACATCTGATTTTGTCTTAGCAGAGCGGGGAAAGAGGGGGTGAACCTACGTCGACTtgagccagttcatgatgAAGAGAggtgtttcttttcttcaggTGAAATGGAATATGGGAACCAGAGGTTGAAAGTTCAAGggtaagaaaagaaaaagggactCGTCGTTGGGCCGATCGAAAGGACGAAATAGGGAAAACAATAGCGCGCGGGGCCCAAAGGAGTCTAGTCCAGTTCTTTGGGGACAAAAGAGCAGATCAGGATAGGAGATCCCCAACCGATTGCGGAAACCCGTTGTCGATGAATGAACAATACTCGCCACAAATTCAAGCAGTTTGACAGCTATTGACA
This region of Aspergillus chevalieri M1 DNA, chromosome 4, nearly complete sequence genomic DNA includes:
- the SVF1 gene encoding survival factor 1 family protein (COG:A;~EggNog:ENOG410PFCQ;~InterPro:IPR013931,IPR033394;~PFAM:PF08622,PF17187;~go_process: GO:0006979 - response to oxidative stress [Evidence IEA]); protein product: MNWLKSTLASVAGTQEPIYGPEAIQSVAKQTEATRYTELTKEDLRWRALQYTNVETQTFYAMGDNGTLAMVQVIYSNIVGIHTTAQFNSKIFNLKGDGPHNWHSDPLSNFMFDEKMLSFGADNLTVSLNEEGTAYTIRSAVNEDSVVDLTFSRAAPGFVIGKDGTTYFGTDAENPWGSMHHAFWPRCTVQGTIKTKEDIVDLGGRGMFIHAIQGMKPHHAAARWNFVNFQTPSYSAVMMEFTTPPSYGSTVVNVGGIVKDNEIVYAGVNNTATHTETAKDEESEWPEPKSIKWNWDGKTADEKEFHAELDGSLGNRMDRIDVMAEVPGFIKTIAGSVAGTKPYIFQYAPQEKLTLKVKVGDEEVVEQGTMFSEATFIS